One Romboutsia sp. 13368 genomic window carries:
- a CDS encoding YczE/YyaS/YitT family protein, with protein MESTLKFDKKNIPLRIGFFLVGLLIMGLGISLIAISNFGNGPWDAVNIGLSEKTGLSIGVCMNIAAIIQIIIGGIINKEFPNIATMITSISLGLFIDFWMLFLGDIEMTSYLMQFGVFILALPVISIGISIYLVSKLPNTPLDYFMLALKSKLNLSLMTSKITSESIGLVLGFILGGTIGVGTIIIILAIGPMIQYLQKPCNNIFDKLSNKVKSNSKSVTSLN; from the coding sequence ATGGAGAGTACTTTAAAATTTGACAAAAAAAATATACCACTTAGAATAGGATTTTTCTTAGTCGGTCTTCTTATTATGGGGTTAGGTATATCTCTTATAGCTATTTCTAATTTTGGAAATGGACCTTGGGATGCAGTAAATATTGGATTAAGCGAAAAAACAGGCTTATCAATTGGAGTATGTATGAATATCGCAGCAATTATACAAATAATTATCGGTGGAATCATTAATAAAGAGTTTCCTAATATAGCAACTATGATAACTTCTATATCTTTAGGATTATTTATAGATTTTTGGATGTTATTTTTAGGTGATATAGAAATGACTAGTTATCTAATGCAATTTGGTGTGTTTATTTTAGCTTTACCTGTTATAAGTATTGGTATATCTATATATCTAGTATCAAAATTACCTAATACTCCACTAGATTACTTTATGTTAGCTTTAAAATCTAAGCTTAATTTATCTTTAATGACATCTAAAATCACATCTGAGTCAATTGGTCTTGTACTTGGTTTTATATTAGGTGGTACAATAGGGGTTGGTACTATTATAATTATTTTAGCAATTGGACCTATGATTCAATATTTACAAAAGCCATGTAATAATATATTTGATAAATTATCTAATAAAGTAAAATCAAATTCTAAATCTGTAACTAGCTTAAATTAA
- the gdhA gene encoding NADP-specific glutamate dehydrogenase produces MGFEIENVLDKTIEMEAKETIERVIEQVKARNAGESEFHQTIEEVLHSLEPVLVKHPEYIKQNILERIVEPERQIMFRVPWVDDNGNVQVNRGFRVQFNSAIGPYKGGLRFHPSVNLSIIKFLGFEQIFKNSLTGLPIGGGKGGSDFDPKGKSDNEIMRFCQSFMTELYRHIGPDVDVPAGDIGVGAREIGYLFGQYKRLRNSYDAGVLTGKGLTYGGSLARKEATGFGLIYFVNEMLNYHGQSFEGKRVVISGSGNVAIYAAEKAMAHGAKVVAMCDSSGYIVDENGIDLSIVKQIKEVERKRIKEYVSRKEGAEYFEGQKGIWTVKCDIALPCATQNDINLDDARILVENGTTVIGEGANMPCTNEAVEYFLEQGLLVAPAKAANAGGVATSALEMSQNSMRLSWTFEEVDEKLHGIMKNIFKAAKDAAENYGTPGNYVVGANIAGFLKVADTMVSQGVI; encoded by the coding sequence ATGGGATTTGAGATTGAAAATGTACTAGATAAAACTATTGAAATGGAAGCTAAAGAAACTATAGAAAGAGTTATAGAACAAGTAAAAGCTAGAAATGCTGGAGAAAGCGAATTTCACCAAACAATAGAAGAAGTATTACATTCATTAGAACCTGTATTAGTTAAACACCCAGAATATATAAAACAAAAYATATTAGAAAGAATAGTAGAGCCTGAGAGACAAATAATGTTTAGAGTTCCTTGGGTAGATGATAATGGAAATGTTCAAGTTAACAGAGGTTTTAGAGTACAGTTTAATAGTGCTATAGGACCATACAAAGGAGGACTTAGATTCCATCCATCAGTTAACTTAAGTATAATAAAATTCTTAGGATTTGAACAAATATTTAAAAACTCTTTAACAGGATTACCAATAGGTGGAGGTAAAGGTGGTTCAGACTTTGACCCTAAAGGTAAATCAGACAATGAAATAATGAGATTCTGTCAAAGTTTTATGACTGAATTATATAGACATATAGGTCCAGATGTAGACGTTCCAGCTGGAGATATAGGTGTTGGAGCGAGAGAAATAGGATATTTATTTGGACAATATAAAAGATTAAGAAACTCTTATGATGCTGGAGTTTTAACTGGTAAAGGATTAACTTATGGTGGATCTTTAGCTAGAAAAGAAGCAACAGGATTTGGACTTATATATTTTGTAAATGAAATGTTAAATTATCATGGTCAAAGCTTTGAAGGTAAGAGAGTTGTAATATCAGGATCTGGTAATGTTGCAATATATGCAGCAGAAAAAGCTATGGCTCATGGGGCTAAAGTAGTTGCAATGTGTGATTCTTCAGGATACATAGTAGACGAGAACGGTATAGATTTAAGTATAGTTAAACAAATAAAAGAAGTTGAAAGAAAGAGAATAAAAGAATACGTATCTAGAAAAGAAGGAGCAGAGTATTTTGAAGGGCAAAAAGGAATATGGACAGTTAAGTGTGATATAGCTCTTCCATGTGCTACTCAAAATGATATAAATTTAGATGATGCTAGGATATTAGTTGAAAATGGAACAACAGTAATAGGTGAAGGTGCTAATATGCCTTGTACAAATGAAGCTGTTGAATACTTCTTAGAGCAAGGATTATTAGTTGCTCCAGCTAAGGCTGCAAATGCAGGTGGAGTTGCAACTTCAGCTCTTGAAATGTCTCAAAATAGCATGAGATTATCTTGGACATTTGAAGAAGTAGATGAAAAATTACATGGAATAATGAAAAATATATTTAAGGCAGCTAAAGATGCAGCTGAAAACTATGGAACGCCAGGAAACTACGTAGTTGGAGCAAATATAGCAGGATTCTTAAAAGTTGCAGATACTATGGTTAGCCAAGGTGTAATATAA
- a CDS encoding bifunctional folylpolyglutamate synthase/dihydrofolate synthase encodes MDYKESLKYIEETHKFGIRLGLDNMAKLLELLGNPQDKLNVIHVAGTNGKGSTCSFITSMLKECGYKVGLYTSPYLETFTERIRINGENIPEEDVARIVTLIREKIEQMVSEGYSYPTEFEIVTTMAFYYYCEQNVDFVALEVGLGGRYDATNIIKKSDISVITSISLDHVGILGDTVAKIAYEKGGIIKENGIAVVYDQSDEAKNVIKDICKEKNAIYIEAKFDDVNIKKSDINSQIYDCTIMGQRYEDLEVQLIGEHQINNSILALSAIEILKELKHLNINEDDIRKGLINTRWPGRIEKLMDNPTFIIDGAHNEDGARSLAKAIEKNFKGKKGTLLIGMLEDKDIDGVLEILMPYFDKVITTTPDNDRAINCEVLKNKISKYIDNVVSIENIEDAVNYTLKNAKEEDVIISAGSLYMIGSVRTILNNLLVLN; translated from the coding sequence ATGGATTATAAAGAATCATTAAAATATATAGAAGAAACACATAAGTTTGGAATAAGATTAGGTTTAGATAATATGGCAAAGCTTTTAGAGCTTTTAGGAAATCCACAAGATAAACTAAATGTAATACATGTTGCAGGAACTAATGGAAAAGGTTCAACATGCTCTTTTATAACGAGTATGTTAAAAGAATGTGGATATAAGGTAGGTTTATATACATCTCCATATTTAGAAACATTTACAGAAAGAATAAGAATAAATGGTGAAAATATACCAGAAGAAGATGTAGCTAGAATAGTGACACTTATAAGAGAAAAGATAGAGCAAATGGTATCAGAAGGATATAGTTATCCAACTGAATTTGAGATTGTAACTACAATGGCATTTTACTACTATTGTGAGCAAAATGTTGATTTTGTTGCACTTGAAGTTGGGCTAGGCGGTAGATATGATGCTACAAATATAATAAAAAAATCAGATATAAGTGTTATAACTTCAATAAGCTTAGACCATGTAGGAATACTAGGAGATACAGTTGCGAAAATAGCTTATGAAAAAGGTGGAATAATAAAAGAAAATGGAATAGCTGTAGTATATGACCAAAGTGATGAAGCTAAAAATGTTATAAAAGATATATGCAAAGAAAAAAATGCAATATATATAGAAGCTAAATTTGATGATGTAAATATAAAGAAATCTGATATAAATTCTCAAATTTATGATTGTACTATAATGGGACAAAGATATGAAGATTTAGAAGTTCAACTTATAGGAGAACACCAAATAAATAACTCTATATTAGCATTAAGTGCAATTGAAATTTTAAAAGAACTAAAACATTTAAATATAAATGAAGATGATATAAGAAAAGGTCTTATAAATACAAGATGGCCAGGTAGAATAGAAAAACTAATGGACAACCCTACATTTATAATAGATGGTGCACATAATGAAGATGGAGCAAGATCTTTAGCTAAAGCTATAGAAAAGAACTTTAAAGGAAAAAAAGGAACTCTTTTAATAGGAATGTTAGAAGATAAAGATATAGATGGTGTTTTAGAAATACTTATGCCTTATTTTGATAAGGTTATAACTACGACTCCAGATAATGATAGAGCAATAAATTGTGAAGTATTAAAAAATAAAATATCTAAATATATAGATAATGTTGTTTCTATAGAAAATATAGAAGATGCTGTGAATTATACTTTAAAAAATGCAAAAGAAGAAGATGTAATAATAAGTGCAGGTTCTTTATATATGATAGGAAGTGTTAGAACTATATTAAATAATCTTTTAGTTTTAAATTAA
- a CDS encoding YncE family protein, translating into MKVYISNYLSQSISILDYPNFELEVDIKLGEDIYPHNFCIDKIRNLAYIPSSLGGEVYVLNLSTGKIIDDISIGGNLTNIALWNDEIFIANQDSNSIYVLDANTLNPIGLIGIDNMPHGFDIDTKNNRLYVACVNSIICIDIVNKCICNKIDTDFKAWHIKIDKEKGEIYTSTLDGKVVVLKAETLEIIKVIDEFLIPIQICFNYEDKKIYVADMGHKAVIVLDYVTGNILDFIKIDGDPQGLQISNDYKLLFVSDTKNNLTKIYNTLDNSLIKNINVGKEPTTILCV; encoded by the coding sequence TTGAAGGTATATATTTCTAACTATTTATCTCAAAGTATAAGCATACTAGATTATCCAAATTTTGAGCTAGAAGTAGATATAAAACTAGGTGAAGATATATATCCACATAATTTCTGTATAGATAAAATAAGAAATTTAGCATATATACCAAGTTCGCTCGGTGGAGAAGTATATGTGTTAAATTTAAGTACAGGAAAGATAATAGATGATATATCTATTGGTGGAAACTTAACTAATATAGCTTTATGGAATGATGAAATATTTATAGCAAATCAAGATTCAAATAGTATATATGTATTAGATGCTAATACACTAAATCCAATTGGATTAATTGGTATAGATAATATGCCACATGGATTTGATATAGATACTAAAAATAATAGATTATATGTAGCCTGTGTAAACTCTATTATTTGTATAGATATTGTTAACAAGTGTATATGTAATAAAATTGATACTGATTTTAAAGCATGGCATATAAAAATAGATAAAGAAAAAGGAGAAATATATACATCAACTTTAGATGGAAAAGTAGTTGTACTGAAAGCTGAAACTTTAGAAATAATTAAGGTTATTGATGAGTTTTTAATACCAATACAAATTTGTTTTAATTATGAAGATAAAAAAATATATGTAGCGGATATGGGTCACAAAGCAGTAATAGTATTAGATTATGTTACAGGTAATATTTTAGATTTTATAAAGATAGATGGAGATCCTCAAGGCCTTCAAATATCAAATGATTATAAATTACTATTTGTATCAGATACTAAAAATAATTTAACAAAAATATATAATACATTAGATAATTCTTTAATAAAAAATATAAATGTAGGAAAAGAGCCTACAACAATATTATGTGTGTAG
- a CDS encoding TIGR03905 family TSCPD domain-containing protein, giving the protein MKITFKPSGVCCREMTFEVNENNIITDVNFVGGCPGNLLGLKHLVIGQNAHEVADKLANIPCGGKVTSCPDQLSKAIRENIN; this is encoded by the coding sequence ATGAAAATAACATTTAAACCAAGCGGTGTTTGCTGTAGAGAAATGACTTTTGAGGTTAATGAGAATAATATCATAACTGATGTTAATTTTGTTGGGGGATGTCCTGGGAATCTTTTAGGACTTAAGCACTTAGTAATAGGTCAAAATGCTCACGAAGTAGCTGATAAATTAGCTAATATACCATGTGGAGGAAAAGTTACATCTTGTCCTGATCAATTATCTAAAGCTATTCGTGAAAATATAAATTAA
- a CDS encoding FUSC family protein, giving the protein MKLQKIGMRTIKTGIAVAVCTLLARYLVHNPMYAGVGCVVSVQDTVKGSFKLGFNRVLGTFIGGLVGFLCVLINPGNPIIAGLGIMASIYICTTLDIKSGIVVSAVTFLLVHLGIIDSTPAHYAISRVIDTSVGVAIGIVINYILARPDYCEITDKSLENAKIVVRECIKSGIVDNKSFERDKLRRKIAKLENIYSKLNDEIKFSKSSIDIEAVKAEISSYKEINHHMKSIELLDEELYLSDYNYLRIKEMYDVDNLNWEIDNNKSPVFNYLLSKILDEVTEIESLKIAS; this is encoded by the coding sequence GTGAAGTTACAAAAGATTGGAATGAGGACTATTAAGACAGGTATAGCTGTTGCAGTTTGTACCTTATTAGCACGATACTTAGTACATAATCCAATGTATGCTGGAGTTGGATGTGTAGTATCAGTACAAGATACGGTAAAAGGTTCATTTAAGTTAGGATTTAATAGAGTTCTAGGAACTTTTATAGGTGGATTAGTAGGATTTTTATGTGTATTAATTAATCCTGGAAACCCAATAATAGCTGGACTTGGGATAATGGCTAGTATATATATATGTACAACATTAGACATTAAATCAGGGATAGTTGTTTCTGCTGTTACATTCTTACTAGTACATTTAGGAATAATAGACTCTACACCAGCACATTATGCAATAAGTAGAGTTATAGATACATCTGTAGGGGTTGCAATAGGTATTGTTATAAATTATATATTAGCAAGACCTGATTATTGTGAAATAACAGATAAGAGCCTAGAAAATGCTAAGATAGTTGTTAGAGAATGTATTAAGTCAGGAATAGTAGATAATAAAAGTTTTGAGAGAGATAAGTTAAGAAGAAAAATAGCTAAGTTAGAAAATATATATTCTAAATTAAATGATGAAATTAAATTTAGTAAAAGTAGTATAGATATAGAAGCTGTTAAAGCTGAAATTTCATCATATAAAGAAATAAATCATCATATGAAGTCTATAGAGCTTTTAGATGAAGAATTATATTTAAGTGATTATAATTATTTAAGAATCAAAGAAATGTATGATGTGGACAATCTAAATTGGGAAATTGATAATAATAAAAGTCCTGTTTTTAATTATCTTTTATCAAAAATTTTAGATGAAGTTACAGAAATCGAGAGCTTAAAGATTGCAAGTTAA
- a CDS encoding YitT family protein, which produces MRYIKKETLKSILLIIIGATILSFGSYNFNYQNNVTEGGVLGLLLLMQHVFNISPSITSVVIDFSLFTIGSKFFGKKFLLYSILSTITFSTTYKIWEKIGFLVPSFTNNMLIASVLSGIGVGIGVGLVVKSGGASGGDDVIAILGNKLLKLKVNHVYLITDSIVLLMSLVYLDIKQVFFSIIAVTISGKIISVLYKDDECEDNENKEIHLNEKVDSML; this is translated from the coding sequence TTGAGATATATAAAAAAAGAAACATTAAAAAGTATATTATTGATAATTATAGGAGCGACAATTTTATCTTTTGGAAGTTACAACTTTAATTATCAAAATAATGTTACAGAAGGTGGAGTTTTAGGATTACTATTATTGATGCAACATGTTTTTAATATATCTCCATCGATAACAAGTGTAGTAATAGATTTTTCATTATTTACAATAGGTTCTAAATTCTTTGGAAAGAAATTTTTATTATACTCTATTTTATCTACTATTACTTTCTCGACTACTTATAAGATATGGGAAAAGATAGGTTTTTTAGTTCCAAGTTTCACAAATAATATGTTAATAGCAAGCGTTTTATCTGGTATAGGAGTAGGTATTGGAGTTGGACTTGTAGTTAAAAGTGGAGGAGCCTCTGGAGGAGATGATGTAATAGCAATTTTAGGAAATAAGCTATTAAAATTAAAAGTTAACCATGTCTATTTAATAACTGACTCAATAGTTCTTTTAATGTCATTGGTTTATTTAGATATCAAACAAGTATTTTTCTCAATAATAGCAGTTACTATAAGTGGAAAAATTATAAGTGTACTTTATAAAGATGATGAATGTGAAGATAATGAAAATAAAGAAATACATTTAAATGAAAAGGTAGATAGTATGCTATAA
- a CDS encoding PH domain-containing protein, with amino-acid sequence MAGNLFGKMAADTLGLSDIGKIISPKDFDKVDGDDYIMNEDGEKIYFVIKSKSDEYVFTNRGLLHVDGASAVSKKRVVKRHDFYYEKVHSVTLETAGTIDLDIEIKFSFGNNSFSIDVDKKQLEQLKDLYKALVEIGRIQGKNNTSVEDGMNGLKMANEAISRSSLQGNASEIVKELTNFNFNWMQTIRNEYNNKDFGYVFEKYINN; translated from the coding sequence ATGGCAGGGAATTTATTTGGGAAAATGGCAGCTGATACGTTAGGATTATCTGATATAGGAAAAATAATATCACCAAAGGATTTTGACAAAGTTGATGGTGATGATTATATAATGAATGAAGATGGAGAAAAAATCTACTTCGTAATAAAATCAAAATCAGATGAATATGTATTTACAAATAGAGGTTTACTACACGTTGATGGAGCAAGTGCTGTAAGTAAAAAAAGAGTAGTAAAAAGACATGATTTTTACTATGAAAAAGTACATTCAGTAACATTAGAGACAGCAGGTACAATAGATTTAGATATAGAGATAAAATTTAGTTTTGGAAATAATTCATTTAGTATAGATGTTGATAAAAAGCAATTAGAACAATTAAAAGATTTATATAAAGCATTAGTCGAGATTGGAAGAATACAAGGAAAGAATAATACATCTGTTGAAGATGGTATGAATGGTCTTAAGATGGCTAATGAGGCAATATCTAGAAGTTCATTACAAGGGAATGCATCAGAAATAGTAAAAGAGTTAACTAATTTCAATTTTAATTGGATGCAAACTATAAGAAATGAATATAATAATAAAGATTTTGGATATGTTTTTGAAAAATATATAAATAATTAA
- a CDS encoding polysaccharide deacetylase family protein, producing FMILLCGGVIKFICERKEINYLNSNIYRTIKTNTITEIINKIPENSTKGPGITYDKVAYITIDDGPSKYTNQILDILDKHNVKATFFMINRNMNKHKDEVQRISEEGHGVGFHSVSHDVEQLYKTPESALNEFYVCKDTFEEITGKTSNLVRLPYGSKPHTPEESYKKLIENDLLVWDWNLDTEDWKATTDNILSNILLYGRNKEDLVILMHEKEQTVEALDGIIKVLKERGYRILPITEDIEAMNFWSKNL from the coding sequence TTTTATGATTTTACTATGTGGGGGAGTAATTAAATTTATTTGTGAAAGAAAAGAAATAAATTATCTTAATAGTAATATATATAGGACAATAAAAACTAATACTATCACAGAAATAATAAATAAAATTCCTGAAAATTCAACTAAAGGTCCCGGTATAACTTATGACAAAGTAGCTTATATAACTATTGATGATGGACCATCAAAATATACAAATCAAATACTAGATATACTAGATAAACATAATGTAAAAGCAACTTTTTTCATGATAAATAGAAATATGAATAAGCATAAAGATGAAGTACAGAGAATATCTGAAGAAGGTCACGGAGTAGGATTTCATAGTGTAAGCCATGATGTAGAACAATTATATAAAACACCTGAATCTGCACTTAATGAGTTTTATGTATGTAAAGATACTTTTGAAGAAATAACTGGAAAAACATCAAATTTAGTTAGATTACCATATGGAAGTAAGCCGCATACACCAGAGGAATCATACAAAAAATTAATTGAAAATGATTTATTAGTTTGGGACTGGAACTTAGATACCGAGGATTGGAAAGCTACAACTGATAATATATTAAGCAATATTCTTTTGTATGGAAGGAATAAAGAAGATTTAGTTATTTTAATGCATGAAAAAGAGCAAACAGTAGAAGCATTAGATGGAATAATAAAGGTATTAAAAGAAAGAGGATATAGAATACTTCCTATAACAGAAGATATAGAGGCAATGAACTTTTGGAGTAAAAACTTATAA
- a CDS encoding SDR family oxidoreductase, producing MIIPLNRMGTPEDIANAVAFFASDDSSYITGNIMEVSGGYHLGTPQYADFVGRNAVEDK from the coding sequence ATTATAATTCCTTTAAACAGAATGGGAACACCAGAAGACATTGCAAATGCAGTTGCTTTCTTTGCTTCTGATGATTCATCTTATATAACTGGTAATATAATGGAAGTGTCTGGTGGCTATCATCTTGGTACTCCTCAATATGCTGACTTTGTAGGAAGAAATGCTGTAGAAGATAAATAA
- a CDS encoding valine--tRNA ligase codes for MENTNLPKTYNPKDFESRLYSKWVEDGLFKSKPNPNKKPFTIMLPPPNITGQLHMGHALDHTLQDILVRWKRMDGYETLWQPGTDHASIATEVKVVERIKEQEGKTKYELGREEFLKRAMDWRNEFGRKIVDQMKQLGDSCDWDRERFTMDEGCNEAVTEFFVKLYEKGQIYRGNRIINWCPDCKTTLSDAEVEHEEHDGKFYHIKYPIAGSDEFLEIATTRPETMLGDTGIAVNPEDERYKHLVGKHAILPLIGRELIIVADDYVDLEFGTGAVKMTPAHDPNDFEVGQRHNLEKINVMNEDGTMNKLAGKYEGMDRYECRKQLIADLDEAGYLIAIKDHNHNVGSCYRCRTVVEPRLSDQWFVKMDELAKPALEILKNKDLQFVPDKFDKTYTQWLENIRDWCISRQLWWGHQIPAYYCQECGEVVVAKEMPKECKCGHNHFKQDEDVLDTWFSSALWPFSTLGWPHNTEELNYYYPTSVLVTGYDIIFFWVVRMAFAGMFCMGETPFKHVLIHGLVRDSEGRKMSKSLGNGIDPLEVIDQYGADALRFMLATGNSPGNDMRFYMERVEAARNFANKLWNASRFVFMNIDKDLMNGVTRESVESNMTLADKWIISRANNVVKEVTDNMDKFDLGIAAQKIYDFAWSEYCDWYIEIVKPRLYSDDKAAKQTALYTLTYVLEKILKLLHPYMPFITEEIYTHLPTVEGSIVIAEFPHYTEADNMAKEEEMMNLTMDGIRNIRNVRAEMNVPPSKKAKVIIVPTAEKKEAMEAGKDYFVTLASASVVEIVENENNIPEDAVSVVIEGVKIFIPLDELVDFTKELDRLNKEKAKLEGEIKRVNGKLSNQGFLAKAPESLVNEEKAKKAKFEEMMNSVLERIANIEAKIK; via the coding sequence ATGGAAAATACTAATTTACCAAAAACGTATAATCCAAAAGACTTTGAATCAAGATTATATTCAAAGTGGGTTGAAGATGGATTATTTAAATCTAAGCCAAACCCAAATAAGAAGCCATTTACAATAATGCTTCCACCGCCAAATATAACTGGACAATTACATATGGGACATGCTCTTGACCATACTTTACAAGATATACTTGTAAGATGGAAGAGAATGGACGGATATGAAACATTATGGCAACCAGGAACTGACCATGCTTCTATAGCAACAGAAGTTAAGGTTGTTGAAAGAATAAAAGAACAAGAAGGAAAAACAAAGTACGAATTAGGAAGAGAAGAATTCTTAAAGAGAGCTATGGACTGGAGAAATGAATTTGGTAGAAAAATAGTAGACCAAATGAAACAGTTAGGAGATTCTTGTGACTGGGACAGAGAAAGATTTACAATGGATGAAGGATGTAACGAAGCGGTTACTGAGTTCTTTGTGAAACTTTACGAAAAAGGTCAAATATACAGAGGAAACAGAATAATAAACTGGTGTCCAGACTGTAAGACAACTTTATCAGATGCAGAAGTTGAGCACGAAGAGCATGATGGAAAGTTCTATCACATAAAATACCCAATAGCAGGTAGTGATGAATTCTTAGAAATAGCTACAACTAGACCAGAAACAATGTTAGGAGATACTGGTATAGCTGTAAACCCAGAAGATGAAAGATACAAGCACTTAGTAGGTAAGCATGCTATACTTCCTTTAATAGGTAGAGAACTTATAATAGTTGCAGATGATTATGTAGATTTAGAGTTTGGAACTGGTGCAGTTAAAATGACTCCAGCTCATGACCCTAACGACTTTGAAGTAGGTCAAAGACATAATCTTGAAAAGATAAATGTAATGAACGAAGATGGAACAATGAATAAGTTAGCTGGTAAATACGAAGGTATGGACAGATATGAGTGCAGAAAGCAACTTATAGCTGACTTAGATGAAGCAGGATACTTAATAGCTATAAAAGACCACAACCATAATGTAGGTTCTTGTTATAGATGTAGAACTGTTGTTGAGCCAAGATTATCAGATCAATGGTTCGTTAAGATGGACGAATTAGCTAAACCAGCTTTAGAAATACTTAAAAATAAGGATTTACAATTCGTACCAGATAAATTTGATAAGACTTATACTCAATGGTTAGAAAACATAAGAGATTGGTGTATATCAAGACAATTATGGTGGGGTCACCAAATACCAGCTTACTACTGTCAAGAATGTGGTGAAGTAGTAGTTGCTAAAGAAATGCCAAAAGAATGTAAATGTGGACATAACCACTTCAAGCAAGATGAAGACGTACTTGATACATGGTTCTCTTCTGCATTATGGCCTTTCTCAACATTAGGATGGCCACACAATACAGAAGAATTAAATTACTACTATCCAACAAGTGTACTTGTTACTGGATACGATATAATATTCTTCTGGGTAGTAAGAATGGCATTTGCAGGAATGTTCTGTATGGGAGAAACTCCATTCAAGCACGTATTAATACATGGACTTGTTAGAGACTCTGAAGGTAGAAAAATGAGTAAATCTTTAGGAAATGGTATAGATCCATTAGAAGTTATAGACCAATACGGAGCAGATGCATTAAGATTCATGTTAGCTACAGGAAACTCACCAGGAAACGATATGAGATTCTATATGGAAAGAGTTGAAGCTGCTAGAAACTTCGCAAATAAATTATGGAATGCATCAAGATTTGTATTCATGAATATAGATAAAGATTTAATGAATGGTGTAACTAGAGAATCAGTAGAGTCTAACATGACTTTAGCTGATAAATGGATAATATCAAGAGCAAACAATGTTGTTAAAGAAGTTACAGACAACATGGATAAGTTTGACCTTGGAATAGCTGCACAAAAGATATATGACTTTGCATGGTCTGAGTACTGTGACTGGTATATAGAAATAGTTAAGCCAAGATTATATTCTGATGATAAGGCTGCTAAGCAAACTGCTTTATACACATTAACATATGTATTAGAGAAGATATTAAAACTTCTTCACCCATATATGCCATTTATAACAGAAGAAATATACACTCACCTTCCAACTGTAGAAGGAAGTATAGTTATAGCTGARTTCCCTCATTACACTGAGGCTGACAACATGGCTAAAGAAGAAGAAATGATGAACTTAACAATGGATGGTATAAGAAACATAAGAAATGTTAGAGCTGAAATGAATGTACCACCATCAAAGAAAGCTAAGGTTATAATAGTTCCTACTGCTGAAAAGAAAGAAGCTATGGAAGCTGGTAAGGATTACTTCGTAACATTAGCATCTGCATCAGTTGTTGAAATAGTTGAAAATGAAAACAACATACCAGAAGATGCTGTAAGTGTTGTTATAGAAGGAGTTAAGATATTCATACCACTTGATGAATTAGTTGACTTCACTAAAGAATTAGATAGATTAAACAAAGAAAAAGCTAAATTAGAAGGCGAAATAAAGAGAGTTAACGGAAAACTTTCTAACCAAGGATTCTTAGCTAAAGCTCCAGAAAGCTTAGTTAATGAAGAAAAAGCTAAGAAAGCTAAGTTCGAAGAAATGATGAACTCAGTTCTTGAAAGAATAGCTAATATAGAAGCTAAAATAAAGTAA